A stretch of Methanobrevibacter sp. YE315 DNA encodes these proteins:
- a CDS encoding AAA family ATPase, whose product MIFTKLKLINFKSHENTIIKFDKGISVIVGENGAGKSTILEGISFALFKQHTGKKIDDLVRNNAQSMLVELGFTSNGRQYKIIREKKSNLTSSIYKKTSADGDYVHICSGDKEVANEIRQILDIDSDLFLNAIYIRQGEISELVDKTPAEKKKLIGKLLGIDSLEKAWNNLLPLITDYENELSELKGKLYNSDELKENLEKKKDELNSLKERGHELEKNIEEVNELRDEISESKRNMEREKEIYEAQSNNLISEEKTLSKLENDKRTVQDDLDKINNAEEEIERLEKYVSKLDTYLDFEKSVTSIQNLKEKEKEINEKIDSINRQKEIIADNKENYNKFLVSDEEISKLDEQKLSLEKELATMAKLEKDKKDFLKQIEDERNDIDNFFSRAKEKLHDNGLDQDIVAGIDNFTQIENATNDFLDETSTKIKDLGKDIISKNEDIVVFKQNIKACERPLEELGEIDNKCPVCQSDIDENKKKELVDQYSNDIETNKRLISENEEAVRLLTKNKESFEEKYDILLDLSKNIIEYKQKFNHLQSEIYKLNEIDEKLESKEYISNKLGEIILLIANKKSERESCQESYDLYNQAQGALEVLGSVTELQYQLNQINNEIDNHVSSIKWVIEQDPHLSGDISEEELQDRINDLKQKNEEFNQLKGFVKNKQSYLTQLDSIKEDIGMSINQIDIIKNKINASVYDEEKYEQIIYRSDMYERRYNTFNNELSEIKGRARETIVYVKDLTEKIEKADKFQQEYNDVSDYINLLNHIRSLYSKNGIQKDLRNISRPLIQKYTKEFFNEFNFNYSDLTLDEEYDVTVYGPEGKSSMSMVSGGEKIAIALALRLGITQAMSNGELDTILLDEPTIHLDNSRKHELINLLKEMSLLPQMIIVTHEAQLENAADNLIKVEKVNGISNVIV is encoded by the coding sequence ATGATTTTCACTAAATTAAAGTTAATTAATTTCAAATCTCATGAAAACACAATCATTAAATTCGATAAGGGGATTAGTGTAATTGTTGGTGAAAATGGTGCTGGTAAGTCCACAATTTTAGAGGGCATTAGTTTTGCCTTATTTAAACAGCATACAGGAAAGAAAATCGATGATTTGGTTAGGAATAATGCACAATCAATGTTGGTTGAATTGGGATTTACTTCCAATGGCAGGCAATATAAGATTATCCGTGAGAAAAAATCTAATTTAACATCATCAATATATAAGAAAACTTCAGCTGATGGAGATTATGTTCATATCTGCAGCGGAGATAAAGAAGTGGCTAATGAAATTCGCCAGATTTTAGACATTGACTCTGATTTGTTCTTAAATGCAATTTACATAAGGCAAGGCGAAATATCAGAGTTGGTTGATAAGACTCCTGCTGAAAAGAAAAAGCTAATCGGCAAATTATTGGGTATAGATTCACTTGAAAAAGCTTGGAATAATTTATTGCCATTGATTACTGATTATGAAAATGAACTCTCAGAACTTAAGGGTAAATTGTATAATTCTGATGAATTGAAGGAAAATCTTGAAAAGAAAAAAGATGAATTGAATTCCTTAAAAGAAAGAGGTCATGAATTAGAAAAGAATATTGAAGAAGTCAATGAGTTGCGCGATGAAATTTCTGAAAGCAAACGTAATATGGAACGTGAAAAGGAGATTTATGAAGCCCAATCAAATAATTTGATTTCTGAAGAAAAAACTTTATCTAAATTGGAAAATGACAAACGTACAGTTCAAGATGATTTAGATAAGATCAACAATGCTGAAGAAGAAATCGAAAGATTGGAGAAATATGTATCTAAACTGGATACTTATCTTGACTTTGAAAAATCCGTAACAAGCATTCAAAACTTGAAAGAAAAAGAAAAAGAAATCAATGAAAAGATAGATTCTATTAATCGTCAAAAAGAAATCATTGCTGATAATAAAGAGAATTATAACAAATTTTTGGTTTCCGATGAGGAAATTTCTAAATTGGACGAGCAAAAGCTGTCACTCGAAAAAGAATTGGCAACAATGGCTAAACTTGAAAAAGATAAAAAGGATTTCTTAAAACAAATTGAAGATGAAAGAAACGATATTGATAACTTCTTTTCAAGAGCTAAAGAAAAATTGCATGATAATGGTTTAGATCAGGATATTGTCGCCGGAATTGATAATTTTACCCAGATTGAAAATGCAACTAATGATTTCCTTGATGAAACTTCTACAAAAATCAAAGATTTAGGTAAAGACATCATATCTAAGAATGAGGATATTGTAGTATTCAAACAAAATATCAAGGCTTGTGAAAGACCATTAGAGGAATTGGGTGAAATTGATAACAAATGTCCGGTATGTCAATCAGACATTGATGAAAATAAGAAAAAAGAGTTAGTGGACCAATATTCTAATGACATTGAAACAAATAAACGATTAATATCTGAAAATGAGGAAGCTGTACGTTTACTCACTAAAAATAAAGAAAGCTTTGAAGAAAAATATGATATTCTGCTTGACTTGTCAAAGAACATCATTGAATATAAACAAAAATTCAATCATCTGCAAAGCGAAATATACAAATTGAATGAAATTGATGAAAAACTTGAGTCTAAAGAATATATTAGCAACAAATTAGGCGAAATCATACTTTTAATCGCTAATAAAAAATCTGAACGAGAGTCATGTCAAGAATCTTATGACTTATATAATCAAGCACAGGGAGCTTTGGAAGTTTTGGGTAGTGTAACCGAGCTTCAATATCAATTAAATCAAATCAACAATGAAATTGATAATCATGTATCCAGCATTAAATGGGTCATTGAACAGGATCCTCACTTGAGCGGTGATATTAGTGAAGAAGAGCTTCAAGATCGTATAAATGATTTGAAACAGAAAAATGAGGAATTTAACCAACTCAAGGGTTTTGTTAAAAATAAACAATCTTATTTAACTCAATTGGATTCAATTAAAGAGGATATTGGAATGTCTATCAATCAGATTGACATTATCAAAAATAAGATTAATGCATCTGTTTATGATGAGGAAAAATACGAGCAGATAATCTATCGTTCCGATATGTATGAAAGAAGGTATAATACATTTAATAATGAACTTTCTGAAATTAAGGGTAGGGCTCGTGAAACAATTGTATATGTTAAAGACTTGACTGAAAAAATAGAAAAGGCAGATAAGTTCCAACAAGAATACAATGATGTTTCCGATTACATCAACCTATTGAACCATATTAGAAGTTTATATAGTAAAAATGGTATTCAAAAAGATTTGAGAAATATTTCAAGACCATTAATCCAGAAATATACTAAGGAATTCTTCAACGAATTTAATTTCAACTATTCTGATTTGACTCTTGATGAGGAATATGACGTGACCGTTTATGGTCCTGAAGGAAAATCATCTATGAGCATGGTTAGTGGCGGTGAAAAAATAGCTATCGCATTGGCTTTAAGGTTGGGTATTACTCAAGCCATGTCCAATGGCGAATTGGATACTATTTTGTTGGATGAGCCTACAATTCATTTGGATAACTCTAGAAAACATGAATTGATTAACTTATTAAAGGAAATGTCTCTATTGCCACAAATGATTATCGTAACTCATGAGGCTCAGCTTGAAAATGCTGCCGATAATCTAATAAAAGTAGAAAAAGTTAATGGAATTTCAAATGTAATAGTTTAA
- a CDS encoding DNA repair exonuclease encodes MKFAHLADTHLGYRQFGLVEREKDFYEVFEKVIDRIIEEKVDFVIHSGDLFETARPSPNALLVFQKGLLRLKGAGIPMYAIAGNHDMVMRKGAIPPQVIFKKLGLKVISPINTNYTHGDIFIAGLPYFPSSQSKVLKSKLMELSKKAARYDKSILVLHQGIDKYFGYQYELEIGDIPDNFNYYALGHIHKYVNDSFGEGRLVYPGSGEIWKTTEIPDYKENGKGFVLVDFDGSKPLVKRVKIDIPREFIRRSLDYNNLDSGIAGIKELIKDFDKQPILDLEIHNVESDTNIVYEMINDELSDLALMIRPKFIMAGEESIDEILKQNDSVGPKELIVEQLEGYGNSDVNQLAVDLYDFLSKDKIEESRDLINQFYNDYYSSNNDDIEFKTEEIERDETPQEESEDVQTTLNEGF; translated from the coding sequence ATGAAATTTGCACATTTAGCAGATACTCATTTAGGTTATCGTCAATTTGGTTTAGTTGAACGTGAAAAAGACTTTTATGAAGTATTTGAAAAGGTTATAGATAGAATAATTGAAGAAAAAGTGGATTTTGTAATACATAGTGGAGATTTGTTTGAAACTGCAAGGCCATCTCCAAATGCACTTTTGGTATTCCAAAAAGGATTGTTAAGACTAAAAGGTGCAGGAATCCCTATGTATGCAATTGCAGGAAACCATGATATGGTAATGCGTAAAGGAGCAATTCCTCCACAAGTGATATTTAAAAAATTAGGTTTAAAGGTAATCAGCCCTATTAACACTAATTATACGCATGGTGATATTTTTATTGCGGGCCTCCCATATTTCCCATCATCACAAAGCAAAGTTTTAAAATCTAAGCTAATGGAATTATCTAAAAAGGCGGCACGCTATGACAAGTCTATTTTAGTATTGCACCAGGGAATTGACAAGTATTTCGGTTACCAATACGAGTTGGAAATTGGAGATATCCCAGATAACTTTAATTATTATGCGCTTGGACATATCCATAAATATGTCAATGATTCTTTTGGTGAAGGAAGGCTAGTTTATCCTGGATCAGGCGAAATTTGGAAAACAACTGAAATACCTGACTATAAGGAAAACGGAAAGGGTTTCGTTTTGGTCGACTTTGATGGTTCAAAACCACTGGTCAAACGAGTTAAAATAGATATTCCCCGAGAATTTATTAGGAGATCTCTTGATTACAATAACTTGGACAGCGGTATTGCAGGCATCAAAGAATTAATTAAAGACTTTGATAAACAACCTATTTTGGATTTGGAAATTCATAATGTGGAATCTGATACAAATATAGTTTATGAAATGATTAATGATGAGCTAAGCGATTTGGCATTGATGATTAGACCAAAATTTATCATGGCCGGAGAGGAAAGCATTGATGAAATTCTTAAGCAAAATGATTCTGTTGGTCCTAAAGAGTTAATCGTTGAACAATTGGAAGGTTATGGAAACAGTGATGTTAATCAGCTGGCTGTTGATTTGTATGATTTCCTCTCAAAGGATAAGATTGAGGAATCAAGAGACTTAATTAATCAATTTTATAACGATTATTATAGCAGCAATAATGATGATATAGAATTCAAAACAGAAGAAATTGAGAGAGATGAAACACCTCAAGAGGAATCAGAGGATGTTCAAACAACATTAAATGAGGGGTTTTAA
- a CDS encoding ATP-binding protein: MVVGICIGETSLTEVTFISNQMPKVGEYVTMEYDGKLVLGMIENLIRGNDALNVDINDFKAIQKISRIGVEDNYIRGKVKILGDVNDDLKLPRTPVVPGTEIKLADASILKEIFKVKHPIKLGSLVNQSDVDVNVDANPILSRHLAILAMTGAGKSNTVSVLIDQLLGYNIPIFVFDMHGEYKDAEFPNGDVNVIKPKINPKYMNFYEIKKLVNIGGNSFIQERHFRRAFKQAKKMISDGVAHTNNFLQIIYDILEMDSREEGSDKQIVDVMNKIDDSMDKYSNLFDNNAGNILSSIKKAQANVLDLSQVDESVANVLVSHILRNSLQRSKDAAHNGDKDKLLDNSVFFILEEAHILAPNKRDSDSKRWIQRIAREGRKFGLGLCLVSQSPKTVDHDALSQMNNMIILRLVEPEDQRHVQSASESLSQDLINQLPSLNVGEAIVLGLMTRVPTLVKIDKFKGRRHGDDMDIVSHFIRSIEKEEEELKKAEKDILDMGYDY, translated from the coding sequence ATGGTAGTAGGAATTTGCATTGGGGAAACCTCATTAACAGAAGTTACATTCATCTCAAATCAAATGCCTAAAGTTGGAGAATATGTTACTATGGAATATGACGGCAAACTAGTTTTGGGGATGATTGAAAACTTAATCCGTGGAAACGATGCTTTAAATGTGGATATCAATGATTTTAAAGCTATTCAAAAAATATCAAGAATAGGCGTTGAAGACAATTACATTCGCGGAAAGGTAAAGATTCTTGGAGATGTTAACGATGATTTAAAATTGCCAAGAACACCCGTAGTTCCGGGTACTGAGATTAAATTGGCTGATGCAAGTATTTTAAAGGAAATATTCAAAGTAAAACATCCAATTAAACTGGGTTCACTTGTAAATCAAAGTGATGTTGATGTTAATGTTGATGCTAACCCTATCCTGTCAAGACATCTTGCAATTTTGGCCATGACTGGTGCAGGTAAATCAAATACAGTATCCGTCTTAATAGATCAGTTATTGGGTTATAATATTCCTATATTCGTATTTGATATGCATGGGGAATATAAGGATGCCGAGTTTCCAAATGGGGATGTAAATGTAATCAAACCAAAAATCAACCCTAAATACATGAATTTCTATGAAATCAAAAAATTAGTCAATATTGGTGGAAACAGCTTTATTCAGGAAAGGCACTTTAGAAGAGCATTTAAACAGGCTAAAAAGATGATTAGTGATGGTGTTGCCCATACCAATAATTTTTTACAAATCATTTATGACATTTTGGAAATGGATTCCAGGGAGGAAGGTTCAGACAAGCAAATCGTAGACGTAATGAATAAGATTGATGATTCTATGGATAAGTATTCTAATCTGTTCGATAACAATGCTGGAAACATATTATCCAGTATTAAAAAAGCGCAGGCAAATGTATTGGACTTGAGTCAAGTGGATGAATCTGTAGCCAATGTGCTTGTAAGTCATATCTTGAGGAATTCACTTCAAAGAAGTAAAGATGCAGCTCACAATGGAGATAAGGATAAGCTGTTGGATAATTCCGTATTTTTCATTTTAGAAGAAGCGCATATTTTAGCCCCAAATAAAAGAGACTCCGATTCCAAAAGGTGGATTCAAAGAATTGCAAGAGAAGGGCGTAAATTTGGTTTGGGATTGTGTCTGGTAAGCCAATCTCCAAAAACAGTTGATCATGATGCATTGTCTCAAATGAATAACATGATTATTCTAAGGCTTGTCGAACCTGAAGACCAAAGGCATGTCCAATCAGCTAGTGAAAGTCTATCTCAGGATTTAATAAACCAGCTTCCTTCATTAAATGTTGGAGAAGCTATTGTTTTGGGTTTAATGACTAGAGTACCAACATTAGTTAAAATTGACAAGTTTAAAGGTCGCCGCCATGGTGATGATATGGATATAGTTTCCCATTTTATCCGTTCCATTGAAAAGGAGGAAGAAGAACTAAAAAAGGCCGAAAAAGATATTTTAGATATGGGCTATGATTATTAG
- a CDS encoding DNA double-strand break repair nuclease NurA, whose product MLNSLYEKAIAKRGFIQDLDSQTNIESQLEFNWFSRAINESADDFSIAAGDGSFNKKKFLTINFCAVGAESIIYDGKIKKIDDSDIFEISHVSFLDELLGNYMAIYELKCALRAIKDYDVDYYMLDGSILGDLQNAFPRGAKLPSKLRDNLDSSLLNEFERRLDLKNSGLVFPDLIDSLKLLEMPKNENSNKQEETNLHLASIEKIILLREILNYKERIISISKTSSDNELFGWNIPDIAFLDKFTKKQGISRIKYRKVFEKAAFPYHKEFFKELTFTVFYIRLQDNKNVLKVELPYRASEKEVLDIVEKINVLSVQGYPYLLNKAHNDVVITDRNMKELLKIAKIYETTNREVMSW is encoded by the coding sequence ATGTTAAATTCATTATATGAAAAGGCCATCGCTAAAAGAGGATTTATCCAAGATTTAGATTCACAGACCAATATTGAATCTCAGCTTGAATTTAACTGGTTTAGTAGAGCAATTAACGAAAGTGCTGATGATTTCTCTATCGCTGCAGGTGACGGAAGCTTCAACAAAAAGAAGTTCTTGACAATTAACTTTTGTGCAGTTGGTGCGGAATCCATAATCTACGATGGCAAAATCAAAAAGATAGATGATTCGGATATTTTTGAGATATCTCACGTTTCTTTTTTAGATGAGCTTTTAGGAAACTATATGGCCATTTATGAACTTAAATGTGCTTTAAGGGCTATTAAGGATTATGATGTTGATTATTATATGTTAGATGGTTCTATTTTAGGAGATTTGCAAAATGCATTTCCAAGAGGTGCTAAACTACCTTCTAAATTAAGGGATAATTTGGATTCTTCATTATTGAATGAGTTTGAAAGAAGACTTGACTTGAAAAACTCTGGATTGGTATTTCCTGATTTGATTGACTCATTGAAGTTATTGGAAATGCCGAAAAATGAAAATTCAAATAAACAGGAGGAGACTAATCTGCATTTGGCGTCAATTGAAAAGATTATTCTTCTAAGGGAAATATTGAATTATAAAGAAAGGATAATTTCAATTTCAAAAACATCATCAGATAATGAATTGTTCGGATGGAATATTCCTGATATAGCATTTTTGGATAAGTTTACCAAAAAGCAAGGAATTTCAAGAATCAAATATAGGAAAGTTTTCGAAAAGGCGGCTTTTCCATATCATAAAGAGTTCTTTAAAGAGTTGACTTTCACGGTATTTTACATACGTCTGCAGGATAACAAAAATGTATTGAAGGTTGAATTGCCTTACAGAGCTTCAGAAAAGGAAGTTCTGGATATAGTTGAAAAAATAAATGTCCTATCAGTTCAAGGTTACCCTTATTTGCTCAATAAGGCTCACAATGATGTAGTTATCACTGATAGGAATATGAAGGAATTATTGAAGATAGCTAAGATTTATGAAACAACAAACAGGGAAGTGATGTCATGGTAG
- a CDS encoding geranylgeranylglyceryl/heptaprenylglyceryl phosphate synthase, which produces MKDVENYIRDILKTRSIHFTLIDPDEQTPEEALDIATQAIEGGTDGIMIGGSTINGEDLDNTCKILSENIAVPIIIFPGNTSSVSTYADGIFYMSYINSTNPYWINGAQALAAPSVKASGIEILPMAYMVAEPGGTVGWVGDAKLVPRNKPKIPAIYAMSHEMFGFKFFYIEAGSGADQPIPPEMIGYTRKAAQNIILVVGGGIRDAKAAYIAAKAGADIVVTGTVVEEVDDVKAKIQELTGAIKKASME; this is translated from the coding sequence ATGAAAGATGTTGAAAATTATATTAGGGATATTTTAAAAACTAGAAGCATTCATTTTACCTTAATTGATCCTGATGAGCAAACACCTGAAGAAGCATTGGATATAGCTACTCAAGCTATTGAAGGCGGAACTGACGGAATAATGATTGGAGGATCAACCATAAACGGTGAAGATTTGGATAATACCTGTAAAATTTTATCTGAAAATATTGCAGTACCTATTATTATTTTCCCTGGAAATACTAGTAGTGTAAGCACATATGCGGATGGAATTTTCTACATGAGCTACATTAATTCTACTAATCCATACTGGATTAACGGCGCACAAGCTCTCGCAGCACCATCAGTTAAGGCATCAGGCATTGAAATTTTACCAATGGCTTATATGGTAGCAGAACCTGGTGGAACTGTTGGTTGGGTTGGAGATGCAAAGTTAGTTCCAAGAAACAAGCCAAAAATCCCAGCAATTTATGCAATGTCTCATGAAATGTTCGGATTCAAATTCTTCTATATTGAAGCAGGTTCTGGTGCAGATCAACCTATTCCGCCAGAAATGATTGGTTACACAAGAAAAGCTGCTCAAAATATTATTTTAGTTGTCGGTGGTGGAATCCGTGATGCTAAAGCGGCTTACATTGCAGCTAAAGCTGGAGCGGACATTGTTGTAACAGGTACTGTTGTTGAAGAAGTTGATGATGTAAAAGCTAAAATTCAAGAATTAACCGGAGCTATCAAAAAAGCTTCAATGGAGTAG
- a CDS encoding 50S ribosomal protein L40e produces MARFEEAENRMFNVKICLKCNARNPAGATTCRKCGYKGLRYKAKEPRG; encoded by the coding sequence ATGGCAAGATTCGAAGAAGCAGAAAACAGAATGTTCAATGTAAAAATCTGCTTAAAATGTAATGCTCGTAACCCTGCTGGTGCTACTACTTGCAGAAAATGCGGTTACAAAGGTTTAAGATACAAAGCTAAAGAACCAAGAGGATAG
- a CDS encoding DUF367 family protein — MKITVFHADECDRKKCTSIKMEKMGKCRLVYNINKIPSGAIVLNPYAEKAVSYEDYRYVHRRGIVGLDCSWNDVNKSKKFFSLSKYHRSLPFLIATNPVNYGKPCILSTVEAISATLYITRFKDEARQLMDGFKWGHTFLELNHDLLESYSEADTSAEVVQIQNEFLSQNGIDSEEE, encoded by the coding sequence ATGAAGATTACAGTTTTTCATGCAGATGAGTGCGATAGAAAAAAATGCACTTCCATTAAAATGGAAAAAATGGGCAAATGCAGGCTGGTTTACAACATCAACAAGATTCCCAGCGGCGCAATTGTTCTAAATCCATATGCTGAAAAGGCTGTATCCTATGAGGACTATAGGTATGTTCACAGAAGAGGAATCGTTGGTCTTGACTGTTCATGGAATGACGTTAACAAATCAAAGAAATTCTTCTCCTTGTCAAAATACCATAGATCCCTTCCATTTTTAATAGCCACAAATCCTGTTAATTATGGAAAACCTTGCATATTATCCACTGTTGAAGCAATTTCGGCTACATTATACATTACCCGTTTTAAGGATGAGGCCCGCCAACTTATGGACGGTTTTAAATGGGGGCATACATTTTTGGAATTGAATCATGACTTGTTGGAAAGTTATAGTGAAGCGGATACAAGTGCTGAAGTGGTGCAGATTCAGAATGAATTCCTGTCACAAAATGGCATTGATTCAGAGGAGGAATAG
- a CDS encoding nicotinamide-nucleotide adenylyltransferase has protein sequence MDKIRGILIGRMQPVHNGHMQVIKRILDEVDEIIIGIGSAQLSHELKDPFTAGERIVMMSQALCEAGVDSSRYYIIPMQDINFNAIWVSHVKMLTPPFSIVYSGNSLVKQLFSEEGYEVRQPPLYDRLHLSGTEVRKRILEDSNWQELVPEATVNLINEIDGIERLKNLSIKEISDI, from the coding sequence ATGGATAAAATTCGTGGAATTTTAATTGGAAGAATGCAGCCAGTCCACAATGGACATATGCAGGTAATAAAAAGAATATTAGATGAGGTAGATGAAATCATTATTGGTATCGGTAGTGCCCAGTTAAGCCATGAATTAAAGGATCCTTTCACAGCAGGTGAAAGGATTGTTATGATGAGCCAGGCATTATGCGAAGCGGGTGTCGATTCATCCAGATATTACATAATACCAATGCAGGACATTAATTTTAATGCCATTTGGGTTTCTCATGTTAAAATGTTGACTCCACCTTTTTCCATCGTTTATTCAGGAAATTCATTAGTAAAACAGTTGTTTTCAGAAGAGGGTTATGAAGTTAGACAGCCTCCACTTTATGATAGGTTGCATTTATCCGGAACAGAGGTTAGAAAAAGAATTTTAGAGGATTCTAACTGGCAGGAATTAGTTCCAGAAGCAACTGTTAATTTGATTAATGAAATTGATGGAATAGAAAGATTGAAAAATTTGTCCATTAAGGAAATCAGTGACATATAA
- a CDS encoding molybdenum cofactor biosynthesis protein MoaE, translated as MTVRVIESNEDKVTMADLIVELKQSTKIDYSGAIFTFEGIVRGKEENMNLEKLILTTPDKEKTQKEIEKIVDNAKIKYNVHEISVIHYIGEFDKGDMLFLVAVLGNHRGETLEALKEVIETVKYEVEFKKEEISNEGTKTILAGG; from the coding sequence ATGACTGTCAGAGTTATTGAATCAAATGAAGATAAAGTTACAATGGCTGATTTAATCGTCGAATTAAAACAAAGTACTAAAATTGATTATTCAGGAGCTATTTTTACTTTTGAAGGCATTGTCAGAGGAAAAGAAGAAAATATGAACTTGGAAAAGTTGATCTTAACCACTCCTGATAAAGAAAAAACACAAAAAGAAATTGAAAAAATAGTTGACAATGCAAAAATTAAATACAATGTTCATGAAATATCCGTTATCCACTACATCGGTGAATTCGACAAAGGAGATATGTTATTTTTAGTTGCGGTTTTAGGCAATCACAGGGGAGAAACCCTCGAAGCTTTAAAAGAAGTTATTGAAACCGTAAAATACGAAGTAGAATTTAAAAAAGAAGAAATTTCAAATGAAGGTACAAAAACAATCTTAGCAGGTGGTTAA
- a CDS encoding molybdopterin-binding protein, whose protein sequence is MEISARNQLNGKITNVDLGAVMANIKIEVTEPNVITAVITKESAEKLGLKEGDDVAAIIKSTEVIIGK, encoded by the coding sequence ATGGAAATTAGTGCAAGAAATCAATTAAATGGTAAAATTACAAATGTCGATCTTGGTGCTGTAATGGCTAACATTAAAATCGAAGTAACCGAACCTAATGTTATTACTGCAGTTATTACCAAAGAGTCTGCTGAAAAATTAGGTTTAAAAGAAGGCGATGATGTAGCAGCTATCATTAAATCTACTGAAGTAATCATCGGAAAATAA
- a CDS encoding molybdopterin-binding protein, with amino-acid sequence MEISARNQLNGKITNVDFGAVMANIKIEVTEPNVITAVITKESAEKLGLKEGDDVAAIIKSTEVILGK; translated from the coding sequence ATGGAAATTAGTGCAAGAAATCAATTAAATGGTAAAATTACAAATGTCGATTTTGGTGCTGTAATGGCTAACATTAAAATCGAAGTAACCGAACCTAATGTTATTACTGCAGTTATTACCAAAGAGTCTGCTGAAAAATTAGGCCTCAAAGAAGGTGATGATGTAGCAGCTATCATTAAATCTACTGAAGTAATCCTCGGAAAATAA
- a CDS encoding molybdopterin-binding protein, producing the protein MQLSARNQLNGKITNVELGAVMANIKIEISEPNVITAVITKESAEKLGLKEGDDVAAIIKSTEVIIGK; encoded by the coding sequence ATGCAACTCAGTGCAAGAAATCAATTAAATGGTAAAATTACAAATGTCGAACTCGGTGCTGTAATGGCTAACATTAAAATCGAAATATCCGAACCTAATGTTATTACTGCAGTTATTACCAAAGAGTCTGCTGAAAAATTAGGCCTCAAAGAAGGTGATGATGTAGCAGCTATCATTAAATCTACTGAAGTAATCATCGGAAAATAA
- a CDS encoding molybdopterin-binding protein, whose translation MKLSARNQLNGKITNVELGAVMANIKIEISEPDVITAVITKESVEKLGLSEGDDVCAIIKSTEVIIGK comes from the coding sequence ATGAAACTTAGTGCAAGAAATCAATTAAATGGAAAAATTACAAATGTTGAACTTGGTGCTGTAATGGCTAACATTAAAATTGAAATATCAGAACCTGATGTTATCACTGCAGTTATTACTAAAGAGTCTGTAGAGAAATTAGGTTTGTCTGAAGGCGATGATGTATGTGCAATCATCAAATCAACTGAAGTAATTATAGGAAAATAG
- the tsaA gene encoding tRNA (N6-threonylcarbamoyladenosine(37)-N6)-methyltransferase TrmO has product MKIEMESIGTIHTEFTEIEGMPIQPTGAKGIKGTIEIKDKYIDGLKDLQGFSHIHLIYLLHKVEGYMLEVKPFMDNDTHGVFATRSPKRPNRIGMSVVKVIKVEGNTVHVENVDILDGTPLLDIKPYVPQLYEDTIDELSIGWFETKHQKAKSQKADDRFK; this is encoded by the coding sequence ATGAAAATCGAAATGGAATCAATTGGTACAATACATACCGAATTTACAGAAATCGAAGGAATGCCAATTCAGCCAACCGGGGCAAAAGGGATTAAAGGAACAATAGAAATTAAAGACAAATACATTGATGGTTTAAAAGACCTTCAAGGATTCTCACATATTCATTTAATATATCTGCTTCATAAAGTCGAAGGATACATGCTTGAAGTTAAGCCGTTCATGGACAATGACACTCACGGAGTGTTTGCAACAAGATCACCGAAAAGACCAAATCGCATTGGAATGAGCGTTGTTAAAGTAATTAAAGTTGAAGGAAATACTGTACATGTTGAAAACGTGGATATCCTTGACGGAACACCACTTTTAGACATAAAACCATACGTTCCCCAATTATACGAAGATACAATTGATGAGTTAAGTATAGGATGGTTTGAAACAAAACATCAAAAGGCAAAGTCACAAAAAGCGGATGACAGGTTCAAATAA